TGGTTCCCACCACCGGGGCCTGGAGCGTGCACCGAAAGAACCGGGCTGTGCCGGCAGCGCCGCGCTCCGGCCGGAGGAAACCGCccgtattttatttttttgcaccCTCCCTGGCCCAGGCGGCCCTGAATAAAGTGCCAGGCCTCCAAGAAATGGTTGGGAAGGGAATGggaaacgggggggggggggaggagatctggtggccccccccccccccccccccagcaaggggcagggagaagagcaAGGGGGAGGCGAGCAAGCGCCAGAACAGGAAAACATCGCCGGGTAAAGCGGGTTCGACTCCAGGTCCAAAGGCCAGCTGGGGATGGAGATGTTCAGGAGGTGAAGCCCCAAGAAATCCAGGCTCCCCGAAACCTTGGCACAGCTCTGGGAAAAGCCGAGGCCCTTTTGGAAGATGATTTCAACCCCGACGGGAACTCGAGAGGCCAAGAGGCGGCGCTCCTCGACGCCCAGACCCCCCGGGAGCTCGAGCTCTGCACCCGAAGAGGCCGCGTCTCAAAACCGGACCGTGggcttcaaaaacaaacaaaaaaaaaaggggaagagaggacACCGGAAAGCTTAACGCGGCCACCCGGAAAGGCTTCAAGTGGCGAAGGACGAAGGGAAAGCGGCGGCCCGGCCTCCCCAGCGAGGCGACTTGTTCCCGAGTCCGAACGAAACCAGCTTTGGAGCAGCTCGGCCGGCTGGGAAGGCGGCGAGGCCGTGCAAAAGAGCTGGCACGAGGACGAGGAGGGCAGAcgggggaaaagaaagaggccTCGTGAGCAAGCAGGTGCAAGACAACAAGTGCAGCGTCGGAGCCCGCCGAGGGCCCCGAAggacggggcggggggtggggggggaaaggagaggagcgCGGCCGTGTGTGCAAGGCCGGATCCCAGGGGGAGGCCGGATCCGGGGCGAGGCGGCCGGCGGGAGGGCGAGGGGAGGCCGTCAGGCGCAGATTTTGATGCGGGTGCCCTTGGCCAGGACGCggaagaaagggaagatgcGCTCGTGGAAGGAGGCGTTGAAGGTGTGGATGTGGGTCATGCTCTCGGCGTTGTAGAAGCAGAGCTGGCCCCGTTCGTAGTCCAGGTAGACGCCGAAGCGCCGGGGCCGCTCGCTGGGCGACAGGGCCGTCTGCTCCGTGGCCGTCAGCGCTTGGTATTTCTTCCCGTTGGTGCCCACGCACCAGATCTCCCGTTTCTGGTGGGGCCCCACGGCCTTCTCTTTGCGGCGGGCCGTTTCGCGGGCCGCCCCCACCGCCCAGCCTCGCCGGCCCCCGACTTCGACCTCCCAGTAGTGGCGGCCGGCGGTGAAACCCTGGGAGCCCAGGACGCAGTAATCGGAATCGAAACGCTTGGGGTTGTCCGGCAGGTCCTTGCAGCGCTCGCCCAGCTTGACACTGCGGCGGTCCAGGGAAAGGCTCAGGCGAGGGTGGGCGGTGTCGGGGTCCAGGGTGATGTCAGctagaagggaaaggagaaggatggggctgggaaggTCGCCGGCCGCGTTTCTCCCACCCCCAAATCCTCATCCGCGTGTTTAATGCGCCATCGAGGGCTAAATGCTAATttggagcccccccccccgtgggtCCTATCCCAATTCTAAAGGGGATTCCAGCCCCCAGAATTTTTGGGGGGGCTTTCTGGGCGAGGAGCTGGCCACATTAGGCCAGAATCCGAATCTGAGGGGCCAGAATCCGAATCTGAGGGGCCAGAATCCGAATCTGAGGGGCCAGAATCCGAATCTGAGGGGCCAGAATCCGAATCTGAGGGGCCAGAATCCGAATCTGAGGGGCCAGAATCCGAATCTGAGGGGCCAGAGCCCGGGACGGGGAAAGGCgtggagagaaaggagagaacagggctgctgctggaaaaaaacaaactacgAGGTGTACAAATCACGGGAAGACAGAGCTGGGGAACGAGAAATCCCAGCCCAGGAGGAATAATCAGTGGCCGTTCCCCAGGATTTCGCTGAGGAGCTTGTCCCTCCAGCTTTGCTCACCTTGAGGGACTTTACTGAAGACTTTCTCCATCTTCCTCATCACCACGTCCTGCAGGAAGTAGTTGCGGTATTTCTTCCCCACGTCCACCGGCACCATCTCGGGCTCCTGGAATTTGACGTTCTCGCATCTGCCGGGAGGGGAAAAGCGGCGATTTAGCGAGGTGGGGGATGTAAAACCACAGCAGTTTGGGGCGCATCCGCGTTATTTAGACGATCTAAAAGCACGATGGGAGAATCCAGCCCGCTCCCCCGTGATGCTCCAGGCACACGGAGCCGCTTCCAGCCACGCTGAGCAGCTCGGTGCCTGAAAAACCAGGCAGGCATCGGCGGGACCGGTTGCGCTGGTACAGCCGGCGCTCCCCACCCTCTCCCGGCTGCAGGAACGGGAGCAGCCGCGCATCCAGCTCGGCCACGGCCCTGTTAAGCGACGGAGGGACCCTCCCGCTGCTGCCCGTTGGCTTtgaaagctggggggggggggggggggggggaattatTTTTCCGGAGTTAAAAGcggctccctgctcccccagggcACGAGGTCTGCGTGGGCACACCCAGCTCCGCTCCCAAAAAGCGGCTGCTGCGATGGGCCGAGATCTCTTCCCcacctttctcctctcctgcgTGTCCTCAGTTGCTCCCCAAAGCCCCGTTTACACCCCGTTTACCCCATCTGCAGGAGCTCCTGCCATCCCATTAGTTATCACACCGGCCCCAGCCCGGAAAAGCGCCCGCCGCACggagtttaaaacaaaaactcctttttttttttttttttggacacaAAAGCTCTTTCGAGTGAAAAGAcgcaaaaacaacaacaaaaaaaaaaagccactgacCTGATAAAAGTGCCTTTGATGTCCTGCGGAAAGGAGGCAGCGGGGCGagaaggggggggaaaaaataaaagaaagattaGGAAGGGCTGAATTAGGAAGGGCTGACGCTGATCCCGCTGTCGCTCGCACGAAATCCTCTTAACGGCCACCACTCAGCACCACGCTGAGCTGTACGGAGCCAGGATGAGTCCTGTCCCAGTCAGGCAACGGGAATAAAACACTAAGAGATCCCATCCACTGGGATTTCTCCCAATAAAACAGGCAGGAAAATTTGGACCCAGATCTTTTGGGGCGTCCCCTTCTCTTCCCGTTTTCCCCCTCCGTGGTTCGGGATGGGGAAGGACGTGACCCACCGGGTGAAGAAACTGCCCACGAAGCAGAGCCTTTCGGAAGGCTGATCCAGCCCCTCTTGGCAGCTCCGCTCGTTCCCATCCCTAACGTTATCTCCTGGCCATAAAAGCGGGGCCAGAGTTCCCCCGGCTGCCAGCGGGGAGCCGAGCGAGGCCGCGAGCAGGGTTCACGGGTCAAAGACCACGAAAGTTTACAGCTCTTTGGGAacgtttttaaaaaaaaaaacaacaaaaaaaaacccacgaGAGggcttcccttccccctccagGGATCTCTGACCGTGgccttccctctcccagcccggggatgggaaaaaaaaataaataaaaaagggacCTTGAGCAGTTGCAGCCCGTCCTGTTTGCTCTTGTCCTCCGCCTCGGCGATGAGGCGGCTGAGGGCAGcgctctgctcctccagctggcTGATGTTGCTGCTCTGGCGGACCAGCAAGCTCTCGTAGCGCTCCTCCAGCTGGTGCAGGAGCAGGACCTGCTCTCCGATGAGGAACTGGTGCAGCAGCTCGAAGTCCGACTCGAATTCCTTGATCTCCAGCTTCATCTTGTCCTGCGGGGccggagaggggggggggggagagggaggaaaggctTTACAGGAGCGAAGGAATCGCTGTGGGAGGGACCAGCTCATTTTTGGGGTCCTGTGCcacgctcccccccccccccccccccccaggtttTATCGCCCTCTGCAAGCTCCCACGTGTCCAAAATCAACCAAAACCAGAACTGAACAAGACCCGCCCGGGTTCCCTCTCGGGGAAACGGGTTTCGAGCGCGGACCCGAAGCCTTCTCAGCTCAAATGACAGACCCAAAGGACACCGATTTGTTCCCTCCCTCCCAAGCCGCCAATTCCCACTAAACGCCGAGGCACGCAACCCCCTCATTAAGTCCTAATTCGGTAGGGAAACGAAGCCCTGAAGTTTTCCAGCCCTTGCAGCCCAGTAATTGCAGGGGAGGGAGCACGATGCCTCCGCGAGGGCTCAGAGCGGCAGGAGAGGACAAACTCCGCTCACCCACCTCGCCAGACATCAGGGCCACGACACGCTGCCGTTTCAGCGCCCTCCTTACCTCCTTGAAGGCTAATTATTTTGGGGCGGGATGGGAAAGAGAGGTGGGAACACGAAACAGCTCGGAAAGGAAGCGTTTAAGTGATGACCGGGAAGCCTCTTACCCTCAGCTCTGCGATCTTCTCCTCCTCGTTTGATTTCTGCTTCAGGACCGCGTCCAGCTTCTTCTTCAGCGGCTCCAGGTGGCTCTGGAGTTTGTTctgagagcaaaaaaaaaaaaaaaaggaaaaaaaaaacatctcaggAAACCCTGGCTGAGGCAatcccctccttcctcttctctttcgGTCCCTAACtctgtggcagagctgaaaagggaacctcctgccctgccttcAGACcgcttccctttttctttctgtcagctCTCGTGGTGGGAACCCGTTTTTAATTAGAAAGCCAAAAATCCCACCCCGGTTCGGCCGGGGAACATCCACAAACACCGGAGCTGCAGCCACCAAGCGCAGGCTGCATGGCTCGAGCTGGTGAACATGCCTGAGGCATCACATGTGGGTTTCTGGCTGAGAAAAGAGCCTGAATTCCCCTTTCGGGTTGCTCCTTTGATAGCAGCGCGGTCCTAGATCAGGTTAAGCCAGCAACAAAGCCACCCACCTGCTTCATTCGTTGGGAATTGGCTTTGATTTTCCCCAAACCCAACCAATTCTGCTCAGCCCTTTGCAGAAAGCGGGTCTCAACATAAAAATCGGGGCTCCCCAGGCAAGGAACGAGCTGCCTGAACACCTCCGGGTGTTACAGGCCCGAAGCACGGGCGCAACGCTCGCTCCCAAACAAGGAGGAGAAACCCACAAGGGACGGAGCAGGCCACAAACCGAGCGGCTCGGGGATCCCCGTCCCTTCCCTGCTTCGAGCAAAACACCCCGGAACACCTCCAGCTCGCCCGCTGCTTGCTTCTGGACCCTTCCATCTGCCCCTGCGCTCCCGGCAGTGGCGCCAGGTCTGCGGCTTCCCGGCCTCCCACGCCCCGAGCCTCCTTCCCACTCGCTGCTCCTCGTCGTCATCCCCTCCGCTCGCCGAACCAGCCCGGCGAGACGCGCCCCGCGCGCGCCGCCTCCAACAAATCCCCACGTCCGCGAGCCGCTTGGCTtcgaacccccccccccccaaaaaaaaacaaaaacaaaaaaccaccccaTTATCCCACCTCGGCCCCGTCCCAAATCCCCCGGCACCTTATAATCCTGCACGACCTCCTCGAGGGGGACGACGCTGTGATGCTTGTGGCTCCGCGACTCCCTGCACACCACGCAGATGGCCTGCTCGTCCACCTCGCAGAAGAGTTTCAGGGGTTCCTGGTGCTTCTCGCACAGGTTCGGAGGCCCCTGGCCCCCCACGGCCACCAGGACCCCCGGCCCTCCGGCCGCAGCCCCCGAAGCCGAagggccggcggcgggcggcgcgaGGCGCTGGGGGTGCGGGTGCAGCTGGCGGATGATTTGCACCATGTTGGCCAGCTGGAGGTTGGGCCGAAAATTCCTCTGGAAAAAGGTTTTGCGGCACTGGGGGCAGGTAAAGGTCTGCaggcgccggggccgggcggccaGAACCGGGGGCGGAGGGGTCTgcacctcttcttcctcctcctccacctcctcctcttcctcgaCGTCCTCCTCCATCACGTCCTCGTCGTAGTCCTCGTCCCCAAAATAAAGCTCTCCCCCGACCCCACCGTCCCAAATGTCCTCCTCCACGGGCTCTTCCCACAGCTCGGCGTCGTCTTCCTCCTCGCTCCAcatgtcctcctcctcctcctcctcggcgccgccgccgccgccgtcctcctcctcctcctcctcctcctcctcctcttcctcctgctccacctCCAGCTCGTCGTCGTCCAGCTCGTCCTCCTCATCCTCCAGCTCTTCCTCCAGCACGTCGCCCAGCCCCACGACCCCTccgccgcccgctgccgccgccgccgccgccgccccgggggcCGCCTCGTACTCCGCCTCGCCGCCCCACAGCTGCGAGATGCACACGCGGCAGAAGTTGTGCCCGCACCCGATGGACACGGGCTCCACGAAGTAGTCCAAGCAGATGGCGCAGATCGCTTCCTCCTGCAGCGTCTCCACCGGGTTCAGgcgccccccggtgcccccgtCGCCCACCACCGCCCTGGGGGAGGCCGTGagacttcccccccccccccccccaccccggtcCTCCCGGGGCTCTCTGAGGTccttctgcccccccccccccccccccccccgcgggaGGGCACCACCGGAGCTCGcccccttctccttttctccccctttcctcccaccGAGCCCCCAGACCCCAAACCGGAGCCGCTCCCCCTTAACCCGGCCCGGTTCCCGACCCTAAACCCGCTCCGTAAGCCCCAAACCGGGGGGCCAGGCCCGGTCCCCGCCCCCAACCCCGTCTCCTACAGGCCTCAAACCGGGAGCCCCGGCCCGGTTCCCGGCCCCAAACCTTCCCCGGAGACCCCGAACCGGGAGCCCCGGCCCGGTTCCCGGCCCCAAACCTTCCCCGGAGACCCCGAACCGGGAGCCCCGGCCCGGTTCCCGGCCCCAAACCTTCCCCGGAGGCCCCGAACCGGGAGCCCCGGCCCGGTTCCCGACCCGAAACCTTCCCCTGAGGCCCCACACCGGGAGCCCCGACCCCAAACCGGGAGCCCCGCCAAGGCcttgccgccgccgccgccgccgccgccgagcccccgcCTCTAggcctcgccgccgccgccgccgccgccccccccctccgccgAGCCCCGTTGCCGGGGAGGCGCTCTagccccctcccgccgccgctcTCTATGGTGCGGGGCTCCGCCAACCGACGGGAAGCACGGCGGCGCTTCCGCTTTccggccccccgccgccagccccgcccACTCCGCGCCCAGCTGACCGGAAGCGGCGCGCCCGTTGCTGGGCAACGGGGAGGGTGGGCGGAAGCCGGGGGGCGGCGCTCTAGCCGCACCCTTTTCTCCTTGGAGGGCTCGGGGGGGCGGGGCCAGAGGGGGGAGTGGGCGGGGCTCGTTGGCGTAGCAAGGGTTGCGATTGGGCAGCGCAGCGCCGCCCGGCTAGCTCAGTCGGTAGAGCATGAGACTCTTAATCTCAGGGTCGTGGgttcgagccccacgttgggcgcctCGCCGAATTTAGTTTTTCCCTCCTCATTTTATGCCCCTTCGAAATCTCCGACCCCGCCGCATCCGCACAGGGGAGCCCCGGGGACACCCCCGCTCCCTCCTCTTTTACCCACAGCCACTCATCCGTTAGTATTGTGAGGATATAAATTGACGGGGCGGACTTTCCCCAAGCGAGTTTCTGTAGTGTAGTGGTTATCACGTTCGCCTCACACGCGAAAGGTCCCCGGTTCGAAACCGGGCAGAAACATGCCTCcgtgttttccttttcctcacgTTTTTCCGCCTTCAAACACTTCGTCCTTCAGCAACCTCATTGGCCACGGGTGCAGCTCGAACCGCAGCTGGGCGTTGTGCTCCCGTTTCCCCGCCTGCTTATTTTGTCCGGGACAGCTCAAAAAACGGCCCTGCCCCATTACCGGGGGActccgggggtcaccgggaCCACCTGGGGACCCAGCACGGCTCCGGGCCCACGAAGGAGAACGTAACCACGAGCCTAATTCGCCAGCAGCCCGGCTAGCTCAGTCGGTAGAGCATGAGACTCTTAATCTCAGGGTCGTGGgttcgagccccacgttgggcgcttccgttttccttcctttcccactTTCCACAAATTCACCTGAATTCAACCAAAAAAGCACCACAGAAGCCCCAGCTCAGCGAGTTTTTACTAAAAACGTCTTCACCTTTCCGTAAACCTCCTCAGTGCCCTTTACATCCTGGATTACGGTTAAgttttttggaaggaaaagatCCCACCCTTCTCccctattttttccccctttttacGAGCTTTCCAAACACTTTGCAAGCCCCAGTGCCCATTTACTAGGGAAATGGGGCCCCACGAAAGCCCATCtcctatttccttttctaagcaaaaaggagaagaggggaaaaaaaaaaaaaaaaaagaggaaaaaagagaatccCCCTCACTGCCCTTTTTTCCCTATGCTATTTCagggttttttatttatttatttttatttttttgctctgcCTTTCTTGCTGCGATTTGGAAACATCTATATCTCTATTtataagcatatatttttaaatctttctcgTTTAGAGGCAGCAGAGCTCATACATGTGGAAGGCAGCGTGCAAAGCCGGTGCCTGAggaaagagctgcagcagctacGTAAATGATAGAAAGCAGCCAAGAGAGACTTCAAAGACCTTGAACCGAGGCCAGAATGTTACCACATTTGCaagagttggaaaaaaaaaaatgtgttttttttttttttttttccctttagccTTCTTCAAAAAGGGGGATTTTGCAGCTCACTCATCCATAGGTACAGATCAGGACCACGTATGATAACCACAGGTAGCACATCGGTGGTAGCGGGGTCAAAATTAGGgccacagcagaggaaaaaatataattaaaaaaaaaaaaaaaaggagattttcaTCTCAGCTAAAGCAGAGGTTTTTGAATCACCTCGAGTTACTGGTAATGAGTCAGGGGGGCTGACGTGGCGGTGGggaagctgctggggaaggaagcCAGGCTGGCCCATCctaaaaagggggaaaaaaaggatgaattAAAACCAGCATCCAGCTGGAAGGCTTTCCTGAGATCTGGTATTAGTCCATGCTTTGCAGTTGGGACTGTTGGGTTTGTAGGTTGGCATAACAGGGAGGATGATGAAGGTTGGGATTGATGAAGGTCTCAGCAGTGCATCAATGGGTAGCAGCTCATGGGTGGGTAGAGGATGAACGTGACTTTTAGCTGCTAAAGGGATGCAAACACCATGCCCGGACACAGGGGCATTTTCTGCAAGCCTGACACGGGGAAAAAAATTTCCCCAAAGAGGAAAATTGCTCATCATTGGAGGAAGGGTCTGTAAAAGCATCTCAGCAGAACCCTTCGCAGGATGGGTCCGATCTCAGTGCCCGACCTTGGGCAGGAAACGGCCGCGGTGACCCGAGCACACCGTGACTTATCTCACCGAGGCCGTCTCAAGCAATTTACtcatttttggtattttttttttttataatgctgTGTGATTCATTTCCTCTGTTGAATCACTTCTGGGGAGCCTCAGGCAGACAGGCTGCAGGGACGGCCATGAAGAAAGCAGAGCCATCAGACCAGCATCTCCTTGGCGCGAGCAAGATAAGAGATGCACAGCAACGCGCTAGTATATCGCAAAGCTTTAACCTGATTTAggtttttataatttaaaattacacCAAGGCTTGGCTGGAAACCCTTTGGCAGGGTTTAttcctggtcctggtcctggtgTCTGCATGGTCACATCCTGCCCTCCTTTAGGCTGCAATCTGCTCCTAAATGAGGGCTGAGGATGCAAAGCTCTGGCATTAGGGAGCTTGGTATGAAAAAGAccttggaaaaagagaaaggaaagggtttttgtgtgtgttttgcgtgtttttattttcctgcagtctGCGGGTTTGCATTATAGCTGGACAGAGATGCTGGGGGAAAGTGGTGACACCCACAAGTTGTTCTTGCTGCTGAGTGCTCCCACCCAAATATTTCACGGCTCAGAGGCCACAGGTCAGGATGATGCActtctctctctgcagcagcaaggcttTGACCTTGAAAGCCTTTTTGGAGTGACTCAGGTTTCAGAGGGTGTTGCAAAACAGCTCGAATTTCCCCTTTCCCCCGCCCCTCCTTCCTTTTACGCTGCACTTTTCAAACAAGACCtcccatttcagaaagcaaagccaGAGGGAAACTCCCGGTCGCCgctgaaagaaaaactcaatGAAGCGAAAGTAACCGTGTCATTCTTCTTCCAAGCAGCCATGGCCGAGTGCGACCCGCTGGAGAGCCTGCAGAAAGAAGCATCTTGCTCCATCTGCCTGGATTATTTCAGCGACCCCGTGTCCATCAACTGCGGGCACAGCTTCTGCCGCGACTGCATCACGCGATGCTCGGGCAAATCGGACCGGAGGTTCGCCTGCCCTCAGTGCCGTGGAATCGCCCAGAAGAGAAAATTTCGGCCAAACCGGGAACTGAGGAACCTGGCAGAGATCGCC
This window of the Cygnus olor isolate bCygOlo1 chromosome 33, bCygOlo1.pri.v2, whole genome shotgun sequence genome carries:
- the TRIM41 gene encoding E3 ubiquitin-protein ligase TRIM41; the encoded protein is GQKDLREPREDRGGGGGGGSLTASPRAVVGDGGTGGRLNPVETLQEEAICAICLDYFVEPVSIGCGHNFCRVCISQLWGGEAEYEAAPGAAAAAAAAGGGGVVGLGDVLEEELEDEEDELDDDELEVEQEEEEEEEEEEEEDGGGGGAEEEEEEDMWSEEEDDAELWEEPVEEDIWDGGVGGELYFGDEDYDEDVMEEDVEEEEEVEEEEEEVQTPPPPVLAARPRRLQTFTCPQCRKTFFQRNFRPNLQLANMVQIIRQLHPHPQRLAPPAAGPSASGAAAGGPGVLVAVGGQGPPNLCEKHQEPLKLFCEVDEQAICVVCRESRSHKHHSVVPLEEVVQDYKNKLQSHLEPLKKKLDAVLKQKSNEEEKIAELRDKMKLEIKEFESDFELLHQFLIGEQVLLLHQLEERYESLLVRQSSNISQLEEQSAALSRLIAEAEDKSKQDGLQLLKDIKGTFIRCENVKFQEPEMVPVDVGKKYRNYFLQDVVMRKMEKVFSKVPQADITLDPDTAHPRLSLSLDRRSVKLGERCKDLPDNPKRFDSDYCVLGSQGFTAGRHYWEVEVGGRRGWAVGAARETARRKEKAVGPHQKREIWCVGTNGKKYQALTATEQTALSPSERPRRFGVYLDYERGQLCFYNAESMTHIHTFNASFHERIFPFFRVLAKGTRIKICA